One stretch of Pradoshia sp. D12 DNA includes these proteins:
- a CDS encoding helix-turn-helix transcriptional regulator, whose protein sequence is MENLVKVARVRVGLTQQQLAEAVGITRQTVSLIEKGKYNPSLKLCLQICYTVNTKLDEIFWIEKEDIE, encoded by the coding sequence ATGGAAAATTTAGTAAAAGTTGCTCGTGTAAGAGTAGGTTTGACGCAACAGCAATTGGCTGAAGCTGTTGGTATTACAAGGCAAACGGTTAGTCTTATTGAGAAAGGGAAATACAACCCATCATTAAAGCTATGCTTGCAAATTTGCTATACAGTAAATACAAAATTAGATGAAATCTTTTGGATTGAAAAGGAGGATATTGAATGA